In one Candidatus Binataceae bacterium genomic region, the following are encoded:
- a CDS encoding FAD-linked oxidase C-terminal domain-containing protein produces MGSIAALQDQLRSSIAGEVRFTDADRALYATDASNYRMVPLGVVLPRDEGDVIKTVTLARDNDIALLPRGGGTALGGQTCNQALVIDFSKYMHAIRSIDFDRRLAVVEPGVVQAQLNRALATHGLQFAPDPTTKNRCCLGGMIGNNSCGTHSVEHGKTVDNLAALEVVLYDGTTMKLGPMNELQLEAAIASGGRQGELYRGLRELRQRHLEDIRSGFPQLPRRVSGYNLDQLLPENNFHLARAVVGSEGTLALTLNATVQLVPLPRFRALVVMGFSDVFNAADQVPWILNHRPQALEGFDNRLVEFCRLTATIDLGQLLPPGESYLFAELGGASADEARGRAEALIADARRQPGAAACKLFTEERDQRAVWEVRESGLGASAAVPGRPRTWPGAEDAAVPPARLGQFLRDFQALLQRHNLEAATFYGHFGDGCVHCRINFDFQSQAGLRTFRAAMVEYADMVAAHGGSLSGEHGDGRARGELLPRMYRPELIRAFGEFKALFDPRGGMNPGIIVNPEPLDARLRLRPGALPAVSTDFDFSADQGFVGATLKCVGIGQCRKLQGGAMCPSYMATREETHSTRGRAHLLYEALSGEFFKGAQAEQAVLEALDLCLACKSCKRECPAGVDLATYKSQFLANYYRKHWRPLPAHFFARIHQGAAVAAHAPRLVNWLMSASPLAPLIKGFLHVDGRRTLPRFAAQTFRAWFAKHQPPAQGRPVMLFVDTFSNFFDPKPAIAAVAVMERAGFRVQLPARDFCCGRPLFDQGMLSMARRWLEQAMAIMAPALGADIPIVGLEPGCLLTFRDELPGLFPDEPRAKKLAKSSLLFDEFLTRHAPGLPLPEISAQALLHGHCHQKALAHMEGEVAILKRIPGLQLEVLDAGCCGMAGAFGYAQEHYEVSRAIGERVLMPAVRANGEALIISDGFSCRSQIAQLAPGRRAMHLAEVLNLNSHQPST; encoded by the coding sequence ATGGGTTCGATCGCCGCACTGCAGGACCAGCTCAGGAGTTCGATCGCGGGCGAAGTGCGTTTCACCGACGCCGACCGCGCCTTATATGCCACCGACGCCTCCAATTACCGGATGGTGCCGCTGGGCGTGGTGCTTCCACGCGACGAGGGCGACGTAATCAAGACCGTCACCCTCGCTCGTGACAACGATATCGCTTTGCTCCCACGCGGCGGCGGCACCGCGCTGGGCGGCCAGACCTGCAATCAGGCTTTGGTCATCGATTTCTCCAAGTATATGCACGCGATTCGCTCGATTGATTTCGACCGGCGCCTGGCAGTGGTCGAGCCGGGCGTGGTCCAGGCCCAACTCAACCGCGCGCTGGCAACCCACGGCCTGCAATTCGCCCCCGATCCGACGACCAAGAATCGGTGTTGTCTGGGCGGCATGATCGGCAACAACTCCTGCGGAACCCATTCGGTAGAGCACGGCAAAACGGTGGACAATCTGGCCGCGCTCGAAGTGGTGCTGTATGACGGCACCACGATGAAGCTGGGGCCGATGAACGAGCTACAACTGGAGGCGGCAATCGCTTCGGGCGGGCGGCAGGGAGAGCTGTATCGCGGCCTGCGCGAGTTGCGTCAGCGCCATCTGGAAGACATCCGCTCCGGCTTCCCGCAATTGCCACGCCGGGTATCGGGCTACAACCTGGATCAGTTGCTGCCTGAAAACAATTTCCATTTGGCCCGCGCGGTCGTGGGCTCCGAAGGCACTCTGGCGCTGACCCTGAACGCAACCGTGCAACTGGTTCCGCTGCCACGCTTTCGGGCGCTGGTGGTGATGGGCTTCTCTGACGTGTTCAATGCCGCCGATCAGGTGCCCTGGATTCTCAACCATAGGCCGCAAGCGCTGGAGGGTTTCGACAATCGCCTGGTGGAGTTCTGCCGGCTGACCGCTACTATCGATTTGGGGCAATTGTTACCACCCGGCGAAAGCTATCTGTTCGCCGAACTGGGCGGCGCCAGCGCCGACGAAGCGCGCGGACGCGCCGAGGCCTTAATCGCCGACGCCCGCCGCCAACCCGGCGCGGCGGCCTGCAAGCTGTTCACCGAGGAACGCGACCAACGCGCGGTGTGGGAGGTGCGCGAATCGGGCCTGGGTGCCAGCGCGGCGGTACCGGGACGGCCGCGCACTTGGCCGGGCGCGGAGGATGCCGCCGTGCCTCCTGCGCGGCTGGGCCAGTTCCTGCGCGATTTTCAAGCTTTGCTCCAGCGCCATAACCTGGAAGCCGCCACCTTCTATGGTCATTTTGGCGACGGCTGCGTCCATTGCCGAATCAATTTCGATTTTCAAAGTCAAGCTGGCCTGCGCACTTTCCGTGCCGCGATGGTCGAGTATGCCGACATGGTCGCGGCCCATGGCGGCTCGCTGTCGGGCGAGCACGGCGACGGGCGGGCGCGCGGCGAATTGCTGCCCAGGATGTATCGGCCCGAGTTAATCCGGGCCTTCGGCGAGTTCAAGGCGCTGTTCGACCCACGCGGTGGAATGAATCCGGGGATCATCGTCAATCCCGAGCCCCTCGACGCGCGCCTTCGGTTGCGGCCAGGCGCCCTGCCGGCGGTAAGCACCGACTTCGATTTCAGCGCCGATCAAGGGTTCGTAGGTGCGACCCTGAAGTGCGTGGGTATTGGTCAATGCCGTAAGCTGCAAGGGGGCGCCATGTGCCCCTCTTACATGGCCACGCGGGAGGAAACCCATTCCACCCGTGGCCGTGCCCATCTGCTTTACGAGGCGCTCAGCGGCGAGTTCTTCAAAGGGGCGCAAGCGGAACAAGCAGTGTTGGAAGCTCTCGATCTCTGCCTGGCGTGCAAAAGTTGTAAGCGCGAGTGTCCGGCCGGGGTCGATTTGGCAACCTATAAGTCGCAGTTTCTAGCCAACTACTATCGCAAGCATTGGCGCCCTTTGCCTGCCCATTTCTTCGCCCGCATCCATCAGGGAGCCGCCGTGGCGGCTCACGCACCGCGTCTGGTCAATTGGCTGATGAGTGCAAGTCCGCTGGCCCCGCTTATCAAGGGATTTCTCCATGTGGACGGGCGCCGCACCCTGCCCCGCTTCGCCGCACAGACCTTTCGCGCCTGGTTTGCCAAACATCAACCACCCGCGCAGGGACGGCCGGTGATGCTGTTTGTCGATACCTTCAGCAATTTCTTCGACCCCAAGCCGGCCATTGCCGCGGTCGCGGTGATGGAGCGCGCGGGCTTCCGCGTGCAGTTGCCCGCACGCGATTTCTGTTGCGGGCGCCCGCTTTTCGACCAAGGGATGTTGAGCATGGCGCGCCGCTGGCTTGAGCAGGCGATGGCGATCATGGCCCCGGCGCTTGGCGCCGACATCCCGATCGTTGGTTTGGAACCAGGCTGCCTGCTAACCTTCCGTGACGAGCTGCCAGGCCTGTTTCCCGACGAGCCGCGGGCCAAAAAGCTGGCCAAATCCAGCCTACTATTCGACGAGTTCCTGACCCGCCACGCACCCGGCCTACCGCTACCTGAAATTTCTGCCCAGGCCCTGCTGCACGGCCATTGCCATCAAAAGGCCCTGGCCCACATGGAGGGCGAGGTAGCGATCCTCAAGCGGATCCCCGGCTTACAACTGGAGGTGCTTGACGCCGGCTGCTGTGGAATGGCGGGAGCCTTTGGTTACGCCCAAGAGCATTACGAAGTCTCGCGCGCGATCGGCGAGCGGGTGCTGATGCCGGCGGTGCGGGCCAACGGTGAAGCGCTGATCATCAGCGACGGCTTCTCCTGCCGCTCTCAGATAGCCCAGCTCGCGCCCGGCCGGCGCGCGATGCATTTGGCTGAAGTGCTCAATTTGAACAGCCACCAACCTTCGACCTAA
- a CDS encoding acyl-CoA dehydrogenase family protein: MADLAAQHEEIRNSVRAFVEREVRPIANALDRRQEEIPPSLIEKMARLGYFGLTVDEEAGGLGLDYQAMAIVTEELSRGWLAVGSVITRNLITADVLQAAGTTEQKARWLGPLARGELLSAAAFTEPDAGSDSASFITRARRQGDGYELDGAKNWCTFANRAHLLLVMARTDPDPNKKHRGLSLMLLEKEPGDGFAPPQLTGTPIETVGYHGMRSYALTFERAWVPAANLIGMREGEGFYQLMATYEVARIQTAARAVGVGQAAFEAALAYSGARRQFGRPIAEFQAIGHKLARMAVELEAARRLTYFAAAHKDRGRRCDYEAGLAKVAATEMAERVTREAMQIHGGYGYAMEFDVQRYWRDARVLSIFEGTTEIQLEIIARRLRERAG; the protein is encoded by the coding sequence ATGGCCGATCTCGCCGCACAGCATGAGGAGATTCGCAATTCGGTGCGCGCGTTCGTCGAGCGCGAAGTGCGCCCGATTGCCAATGCTCTGGATCGCCGCCAGGAAGAGATCCCGCCAAGCCTGATCGAAAAGATGGCGAGGCTGGGCTATTTCGGTTTGACCGTGGATGAAGAAGCGGGCGGGTTAGGGCTGGATTATCAGGCGATGGCAATTGTCACCGAGGAGCTTTCACGCGGTTGGCTGGCGGTTGGCTCGGTCATCACCCGCAATTTGATTACCGCTGACGTACTTCAGGCAGCGGGCACCACCGAGCAGAAGGCACGATGGTTGGGGCCGTTGGCACGCGGCGAGCTGCTCAGCGCGGCGGCCTTTACCGAGCCCGACGCAGGTTCCGACAGCGCATCGTTCATAACCCGGGCCCGCCGCCAGGGCGACGGCTACGAACTGGACGGCGCCAAGAATTGGTGTACCTTCGCCAATCGCGCCCATCTGCTGCTGGTAATGGCCCGCACCGATCCCGACCCGAATAAGAAACATCGGGGTCTGTCACTGATGCTCTTGGAAAAAGAACCCGGTGATGGGTTTGCACCGCCCCAGCTTACCGGAACGCCGATCGAGACTGTAGGCTACCACGGGATGCGCAGCTATGCGTTGACGTTCGAGCGAGCCTGGGTGCCTGCGGCTAATCTTATCGGGATGCGGGAGGGAGAAGGCTTTTACCAACTGATGGCGACGTACGAGGTGGCGCGGATACAGACCGCGGCACGCGCGGTGGGAGTGGGTCAGGCCGCTTTCGAGGCAGCACTAGCCTATAGCGGAGCGCGGCGCCAATTCGGCCGGCCGATCGCCGAGTTCCAGGCCATCGGACACAAGCTGGCGCGGATGGCGGTCGAATTGGAAGCGGCACGCCGGCTTACCTATTTTGCCGCCGCGCACAAGGATAGGGGGCGGCGATGCGACTACGAAGCCGGCTTGGCAAAGGTGGCGGCCACCGAAATGGCCGAGCGGGTGACGCGCGAAGCGATGCAGATTCATGGCGGGTACGGCTATGCGATGGAGTTCGACGTGCAGCGCTACTGGCGCGACGCGCGGGTGCTGTCGATTTTCGAAGGAACTACCGAGATTCAGCTCGAGATAATCGCACGTCGATTGCGCGAACGCGCGGGTTGA
- a CDS encoding LssY C-terminal domain-containing protein produces MGFFAGSITLSRLTPILLAVVLAGCFSFSPATGDAAAFARNAVSAQRTNVRVSVAVLDDQEEEHYFGRPLANKGIQAVWLRIENNNSFPLWLMPRATDPDYFSALETSYLGHLPFAKHTNQEMDSFFRAHAIARLVPPHRTNTGFLFTNLSEGAKFVNIELWHTRGAINIGFFLQLPNGRFDYEAIEFDDLYPTVQRKALTLDELRKRLEHLQCCVTGRTGQPGDPLNVVLVASQATIFSALVEQNWDPTHTMATASVGRTISSFLSGARYRYSPVSPLYLFGRQQDIAVQKARGTIHQRNHMRLWLSPYTYQGRDVWVGQVSRDIGVRFTLASPFLTTHKIDPDVDESRDYLVEDLIAGEAVRALALVKGVGASRPAHPARNLTGDPYFTDGMRAVLFLSDQSVPIDKVDFIPWENLPLDRH; encoded by the coding sequence GTGGGATTTTTTGCTGGCAGCATCACGTTAAGCCGGTTGACGCCAATCCTGCTCGCTGTCGTGCTGGCGGGTTGTTTTAGCTTCAGCCCCGCCACGGGTGATGCCGCCGCCTTCGCGCGCAATGCGGTGAGTGCTCAGCGAACGAACGTGCGGGTTTCGGTAGCGGTGCTAGATGATCAGGAAGAGGAGCACTATTTTGGTCGTCCTTTGGCCAACAAAGGCATCCAGGCGGTCTGGCTGCGCATCGAAAATAATAATTCTTTCCCCCTATGGCTGATGCCACGGGCGACCGATCCTGATTATTTCTCGGCGCTGGAGACCTCCTATCTAGGCCATCTTCCCTTCGCAAAACATACCAACCAAGAAATGGACTCCTTCTTCCGCGCCCACGCGATCGCCCGCCTGGTGCCACCGCATCGCACCAACACGGGCTTCCTGTTCACCAACCTGAGCGAAGGGGCCAAGTTCGTCAACATCGAGTTGTGGCACACCCGGGGAGCGATAAACATTGGCTTCTTCTTGCAATTGCCCAACGGCCGCTTCGATTACGAAGCTATCGAATTCGACGACCTCTATCCCACGGTGCAGCGTAAAGCCCTGACACTTGATGAATTGCGCAAACGGCTGGAACATTTGCAATGCTGCGTGACTGGCCGGACGGGGCAGCCGGGGGATCCGCTGAATGTCGTGCTGGTGGCCTCGCAAGCTACCATTTTCTCGGCCTTGGTCGAACAGAACTGGGATCCCACTCACACGATGGCGACCGCCTCGGTAGGGCGGACAATTTCCTCCTTCCTGTCGGGCGCGCGTTACCGCTATTCTCCGGTCAGCCCGCTGTATCTTTTCGGGCGCCAGCAGGATATCGCGGTGCAGAAAGCCCGCGGTACGATCCACCAACGCAACCACATGCGCCTGTGGCTGAGTCCGTACACCTACCAGGGGCGCGACGTCTGGGTCGGCCAGGTCAGCCGCGACATCGGCGTTCGCTTCACTCTGGCTTCGCCTTTTCTGACTACGCATAAGATCGATCCCGATGTGGATGAGTCACGCGACTATCTGGTGGAGGATCTGATAGCTGGTGAAGCCGTGCGGGCGCTGGCTTTAGTCAAAGGAGTTGGGGCCTCCAGGCCAGCCCATCCCGCCCGCAATCTAACCGGCGATCCGTACTTCACCGACGGGATGCGCGCAGTGCTCTTCCTGTCCGACCAATCGGTGCCCATCGACAAGGTCGATTTCATCCCCTGGGAGAATCTACCGCTGGACCGGCACTGA
- a CDS encoding bi-domain-containing oxidoreductase gives METPAPALRAGGVLVRTSHSLISAGTEAAGMGGGGNQNLLLKALRNPQLMRKVMDSVAGRGLRETVDLVRARLLQPRPTGYSCAGIVVEAGAGAGSLRVGDRVACAGAGYANHAGYNFVPRNLVARLPDSVSFEEGAFATLGAIALHGVRRFAPTLGERVVVLGLGLLGQLVVQLLRATGAEPIGVDPRSERLERARALGLSHAIGAPRELSAGVMDLTAGEGADGVIVTAAGGDGELLNRCFAVCRRKGRVVLVGDVPIRIRRDRMYHKELDFLLSTSSGPGRYDPRYEEQGVDYPLAYVRWTQGRNLHAVLRLIEIGTLRVNPLIERRFPIEQAAEAYETLAAPQPPIGVMLDYHCEAAPQAPPTRSYLRAHRARPARAGQYAVGVIGYGNYFRATLQPLLRAHRGFALTAVCTRSGLGVRAAVEKAGFARGTTDYHELLADPRIDVIYIATRHDSHFAIARDAIVAGKAVFVEKPMCLTAAEGLQLMDLVTQHQALLTVGFNRRFSPHAVALKQALSTLAGPKQILYRVNAGSLPQGHWSQDPIEGGGRLLGEGVHFFDFMHHLCDARPLRIIAAPLRSTPYDDACISVEFDDGSLGTLLYSSQGATAMGKERVEVFAGGFSMMLEDFCRLEVFPKGRGLTTRHSEKGQREQLENFYQVLNGQGALGVTVEDGYYATWCAEQAIKT, from the coding sequence CTGCTCAAGGCGCTGCGCAATCCGCAACTGATGCGCAAGGTGATGGACAGCGTGGCCGGGCGCGGACTGCGCGAAACCGTGGATCTGGTCCGCGCCCGCCTGCTCCAGCCCCGCCCCACCGGTTATTCCTGCGCGGGTATCGTAGTCGAAGCCGGCGCCGGCGCGGGCAGCTTGCGGGTGGGCGATCGGGTGGCCTGCGCGGGCGCAGGCTATGCCAATCATGCCGGCTATAACTTCGTGCCGCGCAACCTGGTGGCGCGGTTACCCGATTCCGTCTCCTTCGAAGAAGGAGCCTTCGCCACCCTGGGCGCAATCGCGCTGCATGGGGTACGTCGCTTCGCTCCCACTTTGGGAGAACGAGTCGTGGTGCTGGGGCTGGGGCTGTTGGGCCAACTGGTGGTCCAGTTGCTGCGCGCCACGGGGGCCGAGCCCATCGGCGTCGATCCGCGGTCGGAACGCCTGGAACGGGCGCGCGCGTTGGGGCTTTCCCATGCCATCGGCGCGCCACGTGAGTTGAGCGCCGGCGTGATGGATCTGACCGCTGGCGAGGGTGCCGACGGGGTAATCGTAACGGCCGCGGGTGGCGATGGAGAGTTACTCAACCGCTGCTTCGCGGTCTGCCGACGCAAGGGCCGAGTAGTGCTGGTAGGTGACGTACCGATCCGCATCCGGCGCGACCGGATGTACCACAAGGAGCTGGATTTTCTGCTCTCGACCTCCAGTGGCCCCGGCCGTTATGACCCGCGCTATGAGGAACAGGGAGTGGACTATCCGCTGGCCTATGTGCGCTGGACCCAGGGGCGCAACCTGCACGCCGTATTGCGGCTAATCGAAATCGGCACGCTCCGGGTAAATCCTCTAATCGAGCGCCGCTTCCCCATCGAGCAAGCGGCCGAAGCCTACGAAACCTTGGCCGCGCCGCAGCCCCCAATCGGCGTGATGCTCGACTACCACTGCGAAGCCGCTCCGCAAGCTCCGCCGACGCGCAGCTATCTCAGGGCTCATCGGGCTAGGCCCGCACGCGCGGGACAGTATGCAGTCGGAGTTATCGGCTATGGCAATTATTTTCGCGCGACACTGCAGCCCTTGCTGCGTGCCCATCGCGGCTTTGCGCTGACCGCGGTCTGCACTCGCAGCGGACTAGGCGTGCGCGCAGCGGTGGAGAAAGCTGGGTTCGCCCGCGGAACCACCGACTATCACGAGCTTTTGGCCGACCCTCGGATCGATGTTATCTACATCGCAACTCGCCACGATAGCCACTTTGCCATTGCCCGCGATGCGATCGTCGCGGGCAAAGCCGTGTTCGTGGAAAAGCCGATGTGTCTGACCGCCGCCGAAGGTCTCCAGTTGATGGATCTGGTGACCCAGCATCAGGCCTTGCTGACGGTGGGCTTCAATCGCCGCTTCTCGCCTCATGCCGTGGCACTCAAGCAGGCCCTAAGCACGCTGGCGGGCCCCAAGCAGATACTCTACCGGGTCAACGCCGGCTCGCTACCTCAGGGCCATTGGAGCCAGGACCCGATCGAAGGCGGCGGCCGGCTGCTGGGCGAGGGTGTTCATTTCTTCGACTTCATGCATCATTTGTGCGACGCGCGCCCGCTGCGCATTATCGCCGCTCCATTGCGCTCCACGCCATACGACGATGCCTGCATCAGCGTGGAGTTTGACGATGGCTCGTTAGGAACGCTGCTTTATAGCAGCCAAGGCGCAACGGCGATGGGCAAGGAACGAGTGGAAGTTTTTGCCGGAGGCTTTTCGATGATGCTGGAGGACTTTTGCCGATTGGAGGTCTTCCCCAAGGGGCGCGGACTGACGACTCGTCATAGCGAAAAGGGGCAGCGCGAACAACTGGAAAATTTCTATCAGGTTTTGAACGGCCAGGGCGCGTTGGGGGTTACAGTCGAAGATGGTTACTACGCGACCTGGTGCGCCGAGCAGGCGATAAAAACATAG